A DNA window from Cutaneotrichosporon cavernicola HIS019 DNA, chromosome: 2 contains the following coding sequences:
- the bzz1 gene encoding uncharacterized protein (Fes/CIP4, and EFC/F-BAR homology domain), protein MSQSEPPRIQKELPTALPRPEGKPWVHDPSRSAFLPPACATLPVPLTLLNETLEIARDYREFVDTVGRLELEYGRALQAAVKKFEARLDIVNTPPLGARKPPPTTLTAAMRAHLAEMTTVANLFVKRQDTLASHLGKPLMSLERRGGESTRRLGAWNKDIRGRWEEGRQRVDNARAKYETAVREHHTAEVKLRQCTPPELSSSPQVGSEWLKNEKVVAELDRTRSDRKKAYLVALAGEGAAGGGGRDVAEGGALGGWGEEARQLYGHLQNSMLELLRHHVEEDRAHYSLLGNVISRLEGTYAAVDLVRDQDSFLEWNTTSARSEEEQAISQASTPGLSESSSTTEPPSVDLSHPSLQCYTFVAPASAQSEEAVLDSAAAEDRKWLVNRWLTASNELNTLTDGFSKGPVVVKREELARVRRKCLEFGANRGIGDPDEMWERRMNVLRDLGGVERRVVVTRAEMACLEAVLGPNPRPEMTHDFKERQFATPLHCDACGDKVWSPIKSELSCRHCGIALHKACGLHVEPECTGLKSRRRVMHGGRIRRSLTSGALRLRRSTLYDAPHGAPVAVRTATPAGQPVEPLRDDELIISPFFGVDGEADRAAIAEALVPEPVFQLARVRSTYPSGGTLELGLSEGEIVRVLEPDLDGNGWAKVRRVFDANQEQEGLVPVYILGLVGSSTAPVDGGCGMFVSATFTFPPPDHRLGPGEIEITKGSMYELTREGMAFDKLWCELLVPAPDGGRVKGVVPKTYVSVL, encoded by the exons ATGTCACAGTCGGAACCCCCGCGTATTCAGAAAGAGCTGCCCACGGCGCTTCCGCGACCCGAGGGCAAGCCGTGGGTCCATGACCCGTCGCGGTCTGCATTCCTCCCACCGGCCTGTGCGACACTTCCCGTGCCGCTGACGCTCCTGAACGAGACGCTCGAAATAGCGCGCGACTACCGCGAGTTTGTCGACACCGTCGgtcgccttgagctcgagtACGGGCGTGCCCTGCAGGCCGCAGTCAAGAAGTTTGAAGCCCGCCTCGATATCGTGAACACTCCTCCCCTCGGCGCTCGCAAGCCACCACCCACAACACTGACTGCCGCTATGCGGGCCCACCTTGCCGAGATGACGACGGTTGCCAACCTCTTCGTGAAGCGTCAGGACACGCTGGCCAGCCATCTTGGCAAGCCGTTGATGAGTCTCGAGAGGCGCGGAGGGGAGAGcacccgccgcctcggAGCATGGAACAAGGACATTCGCGGGCgctgggaggagggccgaCAGCGCGTTGAcaacgcgcgcgccaagTACGAGACGGCTGTGCGCGAGCACCACACGGCCGAAGTCAAGCTACGGCAATGCACACCGCCGGAGCTCAGCAGCAGCCCTCAGGTCGGTTCAGAGTGGCTCAAGAACGAGAAAGtcgttgccgagctcgaccgaACCCGCTCGGACAGGAAGAAGGCGTACCTCGTCGCACTggccggcgagggcgctgcgggtggtggtggtcgaGACGTTGCTGAAGGAGGTGCACTTGGAGGCTGGGGGGAAGAGGCGCGCCAGCTGTATGGCCACCTTCAGAACTCGATGCTCGAGCTTCTCAGACACCATGTCGAGGAAGATCGCGCACACTACTCTCTCCTTGGCAACGTCATCTCTCGCCTCGAAGGGACTTACGCGGCTGTCGACTTGGTCAGGGACCAGGACAGCTTCCTGGAGTGGAACACGACCAGTGCccgcagcgaggaggagcaggccATCTCGCAAGCGTCGACACCCGGCCTGTCTGAGTCGTCGAGCACCACAGAGCCGCCATCTGTCGACTTGTCCCACCCGTCCCTCCAGTGCTACACCTTCGTGGCTCCAGCCAGTGCACAGTCTGAGGAGGCCGTGCTCGACTCTGCCGCGGCCGAAGACCGCAAGTGGCTCGTGAACCGGTGGCTCACAGCGTCGAACGAGCTCAACACCTTGACAGACGGGTTTAGCAAGGGTCCGGTAGTCGTAAAGC gcgaGGAACTGGCGAGAGTGCGACGGAAATGTCTCGAGTTTGGCGCGAACCGCGGCATTGGCGACCCTGATGAGATGTGGGAGCGGCGCATGAATGTGCTCCGCGAcctgggcggcgtcgagcgccgcgtcgtGGTCACCAGAGCCGAGATGGCGTGCCTCGAAGCCGTGCTCGGACCAAACCCCCGCCCGGAGATGACACACGACTTCAAGGAGCGGCAGTTCGCCACACCATTGCACTGTGACGCGTGTGGCGACAAGGTCTGGAGTCCGATCAAGAGTGAGCTCTCCTGCCGCCACTGCGGGATCGCATTACACAAGGCCTGTGGGCTGCACGTCGAGCCCGAATGCACGGGGTTAAAGAGCCGGCGGCGGGTCATGCATGGTGGCCGCATTCGGCGCTCGCTTACCTCTGGCGCGCTGAGGCTCCGCCGCTCGACGCTGTACGACGCCCCGCACGGGGCGCCTGTAGCGGTGCGCACGGCGACACCTGCAGGACAGCCTGTGGAACcgctgcgcgacgacgagttgaTAATCTCACCCTTCTTCGGTGTGGACGGAGAGGCTGACCGCGCGGCGATCGCAGAGGCGTTAGTGCCAGAGCCCGTGttccagctcgcgcgcgtgcgctcAACGTATCCATCCGGAGGGACACTGGAGCTCGGGCtgagcgagggcgagatcgtgcgcgtcctcgagccaGACCTCGACGGCAACGGGTGGGCCAAGGTCCGCCGTGTCTTCGACGCCAACCAGGAACAGGAGGGTCTCGTACCCGTCTACATCCTCGGGCTGGTTGGGAGCTCGACCGCTCCTGTTGACGGCGGGTGTGGCATGTTCGTCAGCGCAACATTCACCTTCCCACCACCTGACCACCGGCTCGGGCcgggcgagatcgagatcACCAAGGGCTCGATGTACGAGCTCACGCGCGAGGGCATGGCGTTTGACAAACTGTGGTGCGAGCTGCTTGTGC
- a CDS encoding uncharacterized protein (GAL4-like Zn(II)2Cys6 (or C6 zinc) binuclear cluster DNA-binding domain), with protein sequence MRLSHPPSRLSPLPGVSMHELMAGARESAPLPPKRKDEDRTPKRGYRACVHCRLRKAKCDLGDVNAPSEPPCTRCRREQRNCVFLPSKRRRKNGDEEAKPEVYPAHGGSMGLGTSANGAGESTHSHGASIHQSHAGSGTHPTPTHLTEPGSSTHPTHTGSSSQAPHIHRQPQMPGDELRPWHETMGLGGFEKASPYVDPPTNTTSSSFGSTSTTSPNNPTGSRRRREPDATRRIVVASFNNETDALEILAKAATDADGDGSTEEKESALERKRVSWADDAHRQNLDEFVLVRRGVLDEHRLELLVQVFFRHHHPVLPIFQTVRIPHNKTQLAALAQDDPFLLSAIVCVASRHHAAPGMKEVHEKTYALVRDVLADYACAGWQPSIGFIEGVLILAENLPRERQSPTSAEFSGPAMEGPQGLHGLENRRAWALTGTAIRAAYGLGLDQLALEDSERNADLERARGVWTWCYLYDRTLGLRTGLAFWSRGPTLCFQGYSDISQTGEAAARVNFPYMMQGEVVDANDSASLMQASLELTQIMTNAHDILYSTPTRTKNLVRKGEYFKYLDHFRRALDSFTVAWKDKEWRLESTRELTWCTFHFVRLYVAAFAFQAHVQRAQERADAARESPRPNGVGSIFPRGSATSPDALFIYDSIDAASEILHICIRLGDRGVIQYLPSRYLINFAYSGTFALKAAYSGATGKGEMVKTTELVERVCAALLHASPDKDHPASRFGRMLSLLARRLTELGSAVPSRFPSPEPQPVEKPVEMPDPGLFGLDQGALFEDMGVGFNLDGFWEDFTLTDSGGFPFR encoded by the exons aTGCGCCTCTCACACCCGCCATCGCGACTCTCGCCACTGCCTGGCGTGTCGATGCACGAGCTGATGGCCGGTGCGCGGGAGAGTGCACCCCTTCCCCCGAAGCGGAAGGATGAGGATCGCACCCCAAAGCGCGGGTATCGTGCTTGT GTCCACTGCCGCCTACGCAAGGCCAAGTGCGACCTAGGCGATGTCAACGCCCCCTCTGAACCACCATGCacccgctgccgccgcgaACAGAGAAATTGCGTCTTCCTCCCAAGC AAACGCCGCAGGAagaacggcgacgaggaggccaagccTGAAGTATATCCGGCACATGGAGGGAGTATGGGTCTTGGGACGTCCGCAAATGGCGCAGGCGAAAGTACCCACTCACACGGAGCAAGTATCCATCAAAGTCACGCCGGATCCGGCACCCAtcccactcccacccaCCTCACCGAACCTGGTTCCAGCACCCATCCCACACACACCGGATCCAGCTCCCAAGCACCCCACATACACCGCCAGCCCCAGATGCcaggcgacgagctgcggcCCTGGCACGAGACTATGGGCCTTGGGGGCTTCGAGAAGGCCTCACCGTACGTCGACCCACCCACCAACACCACGAGTAGCAGCTTTGGGTCGACGTCTACAACAAGTCCCAACAACCCGACAGGTTCACGCAGGCGGCGCGAACccgacgcgacgaggcgcatcgtcgtcgcgagCTTTAACAACGAGACGGACGCCCTTGagatcctcgccaaggctgcgaccgacgcggacggcgacggATCTACtgaagagaaggagagcgCGCTGGAACGTAAGCGCGTGTCTTGGGCAGACGACGCACACCGGCAGAACCTGGACGAGTTTGTGCTGGTCCGCCGTGGCGTCCTGGATGAgcaccgcctcgagctgcttgtGCAGGTGTTCTTCCGACACCATCATCCGGTTCTT ccaaTCTTCCAGACGGTGCGGATTCCGCACAACAAGACACAactcgcggcgctcgcaCAGGACGACCcgttcctcctctcggCGATCGTGTGCGTGGCAAGCCGGCACCACGCGGCGCCAGGGATGAAGGAGGTGCACGAGAAGACGTATGCGCTAGTACGGGATGTGCTGGCAGACTACGCGTGTGCGGGCTGGCAGCCGTCCATCGGCTTCATCGAGGGTGTGCTGATCCTCGCGGAGAACCTGCCACGGGAGCGTCAGAGTCCGACTTCTGCCGAGTTTTCGGGACCGGCAATGGAGGGACCGCAGGGCCTGCACGGCCTTGAGAACCGGCGCGCATGGGCGCTTACGGGCACAGCGATCCGTGCGGCGTACGGCCTGGGCCTGgaccagctcgcgctcgaaGACAGCGAGCGCAATGcggacctcgagcgcgcgcgcggcgtctgGACCTGGTGCTACCTCTACGACCGGACGCTAGGCCTGCGTACGGGCCTGGCATTCTGGAGCCGCGGTCCGACCCTCTGTTTCCAGGGCTACTCGGACATCTCGCAgacgggcgaggcggccgccCGCGTAAACTTCCCCTACATGATGCAaggcgaggtggtggaCGCGAACGACAGCGCGTCGCTGATGCAAGCGTCGCTAGAGCTCACGCAAATCATGACGAACGCACACGACATTCTGTACTCCACACCGACACGGACGAAGAACCTGGTGAGGAAGGGCGAATACTTCAAGTACCTCGACCACTTCCGCCGTGCACTTGACTCCTTTACTGTTGCATggaaggacaaggagtGGCGGTTGGAGAGCACGCGCGAGCTCACTTGGTGTACCTTCCACTTTGTGCGGCTGTACGTAGCGGCCTTTGCATTCCAGGCACACGTCCAGCGTGCACAAGAACGTGCCGACGCAGCGAGGGAGAGCCCGCGCCCGAACGGGGTAGGGTCCATCTTCCCGCGGGGGAGCGCGACCTCACCCGACGCGCTGTTCATCTACGATTCGATCGACGCCGCTTCTGAGATCCTCCACATCTGCAttcgcctcggcgacaggGGTGTAATCCAGTACCTCCCAAGCCGGTACTTGATCAACTTTGCGTACAGTGGGACGTTTGCGCTAAAGGCGGCCTACTCTGGCGCGAcgggcaagggcgagatggTCAA AACCACCGAGTTAGTTGAGCGGGTGTGCGCAGCGCTCCTTCACGCATCGCCAGATAAGGACCACCCAGCGTCCCGATTCGGGCGGATGCTGAgcctgctcgcgcgccggcTTACGGAGTTAGGGAGCGCCGTGCCATCGcgcttcccctcccctGAGCCGCAGCCTGTTGAGAAGCCAGTGGAAATGCCGGATCCGGGGCTGTTTGGGCTCGACCAGGGTGCGCTATTTGAAGATATGGGCGTTGGGTTTAATCTCGATGGGTTCTGGGAGGACTTTACGCTTACCGACTCGGGCGGATTCCCGTTTCGCTAG
- a CDS encoding uncharacterized protein (60S ribosome biogenesis protein Rrp14), whose translation MATTARDPALVSALTARNATFATLLSLIPQQYYVGPSEEQLDSRWMKNKKRKTGDEIKEHKRRAKQEKLDPSNLTTAVDDVSIEAEEDVPAVASLPAPLPPAASIGDLRERMRAKLDRFKRNRGFEDPQSRDALEAAARQRRGEMRDKRRKERKEAIKRQREEVNAKPAKTQLIVPETRRAVDDVILPSVALPSSKTTKVPLKKLANPSQALAHLEKHNSKISQLPEDKRKAALERDLWAKAEARAAGTKIADEEKVLKKAVKREEKRKAKSGKAWSERKVQLERSEAAKIAKRNDNLASRAEGKRNKRMGIKPKEKEKGKGKGTPGFGGKKGGKGDKEGKEWKEGGKGKGKGKGGMDKKARAGAKA comes from the exons AtggccaccaccgcccgcGACCCCGCCCTCGTATCGGCGCTAACTGCGCGCAACGCAACTTTTGCGACGCTCCTTTCTCTCATTCCGCAGCAGTACTATGTCGGTCCGAGCGAGGAACAGCTCGACAGCCGCTGGATGAAGaacaagaagcgcaagacGGGCGATGAGATCAAGGAGCACAAGCGTCGGGCGAAGCAGGAGAAG ctcgaCCCCTCGAACCTCACTACAGCTGTCGACGATGTCTCCAttgaggctgaggaggacgtcCCTGCTGtcgcctccctcccagCCCCTCTTCCACCTGCTGCATCGATTGGCGACCTCCGTGAGCGCATGcgtgccaagctcgacagGTTTAAGCGGAACCGCGGGTTCGAGGATCCGCAGAGTcgcgatgcgctcgaggcaGCGGCGAGGCAGAGGCGTGGAGAGATGCGTGACAAGCGGCGTAAGGAGAGAAAGGAGGCGATTAAGCGGCAGCGGGAGGAGGTTAATGCCAAGCCGGCCAAG ACCCAACTGATTGTCCCCGAGACCCGCCGGGCCGTGGACGACGTAATCCTACCCTCGGTCGCCCTCCCCTCGTCCAAAACCACAAAGGTGCCACTCAAGAAGCTCGCCAACCCGTCTCAAGCCCTTGCCCATCTTGAGAAACACAACTCGAAGATCTCCCAACTCCCCGAGgacaagcgcaaggctgcgcttgagcgcgaTCTGTGGGCCAAGGCTGAGGCCCGGGCTGCCGGAACCAAGAttgccgacgaggaaaAGGtcctcaagaaggccgTAAAGCGCGAGGAGAAACGGAAGGCCAAGTCGGGCAAGGCGTGGAGTGAGCGCAAGGTCCAACTTGAGCGTtccgaggcggccaagatCGCAAAGAGGAACGACAACCTCGCAAGTAGGGCTGAGGGAAAGCGGAATAAGCGGATGGGCATCAAGCCtaaggagaaggagaagggcaagggcaaggggaCGCCTGGGTTTGGTGGTAAGAAGGGTGGCAAGGGTgacaaggagggcaaggagtggaaggagggcggcaagggcaagggcaagggcaagggaGGGATGGATAAGAAGGCGCGGGCTGGGGCCAAGGCATAG
- the PUT1 gene encoding uncharacterized protein (Converts proline to delta-1-pyrroline-5-carboxylate), protein MFFRGSLRNLPSAFRSARRGAASMASASTHAGSGSGSHGSRRLLWAAVPAAFVTGAALTYGRSTDDDAATARSNIASIPTTDLVRAYLVYTACGIPALVDAAPVLLDAFAKSPIPGISAVANAVIRRTFFNQFVAGEDLPETMETISRLNSRGIGGLLNYGAEADLGEGNANDTSMLHEHNYRQDVMAVEALGEYERLVAKAGGKTGSSQFAVKISGLIDYAVLERASTTLCRLRPVANDQPQTASITEIPFPGVPQRSDAAIIAPAANATAVVPTIGAFDPQGILATDLNVTDADMVELNEFWRKMRSLGALARDNGVKLLIDAEHAETQPAMDALTLLMSQEFNRPEAGKPFTGPIVFGTYQSYLARAPYLLDAMIADAEANGYALGVKLVRGAYNVADSTRWIKEGRSGTNPIWPNKPATDLAYNSSVSKIVDTMARQLDGPNPELAVSAVYATHNPKSVEHVLNELERTGLASRQVPKAVEEHMATSVPALVLRDDVRGKVFVAQLYGMRDDLTDKVAETLDSDGLPVALKYIAYGKYEEVLPYLARRAMENKSVMTGEGGAAMERKRVITELWRRWTGGPATKA, encoded by the exons ATGTTCTTCCGGGGATCCCTCCGCAACCTCCCATCCGCATTCCGCTCCGCACGCCGTGGTGCGGCGTcgatggcctcggcctcgactcACGCCGGCTCGGGGTCGGGGTCGCATGGCTCGCGGCGCCTTCTCTGGGCAGCGGTGCCCGCCGCGTTCGTGACCGGCGCGGCCCTCACATACGGTCGCAGCAccgatgacgacgcggcCACCGCCCGCTCCAACATTGCCAGCATCCCCACCACCGATCTTGTCCGCGCCTACCTCGTCTACACCGCCTGCGGGATTCcggccctcgtcgacgctgcgcctgtcctcctcgacgccttTGCAAAGTCGCCGATCCCAGGTATTTCGGCTGTCGCCAACGCGGTCATTCGTCGCACATTCTTCAACCAGTTCGTTGCTGGCGAAGACCTTCCCGAGACTATGGAGACTATCTCGCGCTTGAACTCGCGTGGCatcggcggcctcctcaacTATGGTGCTGAGGCCGATCTCGGCGAAGGTAACGCCAACGACACGAGCATGCTCCACGAGCACAACTACCGCCAGGATGTAATggcggtcgaggcgctcggtGAGTACGAGCGACTTGTCGCTAAGGCCGGCGGCAAGACGGGCTCGTCTCAATTCGCTGTGAAGATC TCTGGTCTCATTGACTATGctgtccttgagcgcgcaTCGACCACGCTctgccgcctccgcccTGTGGCCAACGACCAGCCCCAGACGGCGAGCATTACTGAGATCCCCTTCCCTGGCGTGCCGCAGCGGTCCGACGCGGCCATCATTGCTCCAGCTGCCAACGCGACCGCCGTCGTTCCCACCATCGGCGCCTTTGATCCTCAGGGCATCCTCGCCACGGACCTCAACGtgaccgacgccgacatggTTGAGCTCAACGAGTTTTGGCGCAAGATGCGCTCGCTTGGTGCCCTGGCGCGTGACAATGGCGTCAAGCTTCTCATCGAtgccgagcacgccgagaCCCAGCCTGCGATGGACGCTCTCACGCTCCTCATGTCGCAGGAGTTTAACCGCCCTGAAGCTGGCAAGCCGTTCACCGGCCCCATCGTTTTCGGGACGTACCAGAGCtacctcgcgcgcgccccgtacctcctcgacgcaATGATCGCGGACGCTGAGGCGAACGGGTACGCGTTgggcgtcaagctcgtgcGTGGTGCCTACAACGTTGCCgactcgacgcgctggatCAAGGAGGGCCGCAGCGGCACCAACCCTATCTGGCCCAACAAGCCTGCTACCGACCTGGCCTACAACTCGTCCGTGTCCAAGATCGTTGACACGATggcgcgccagctcgacggccCCAACCCCGAACTCGCCGTCTCAGCCGTGTACGCGACCCACAACCCCAAGAGTGTCGAGCACGTCCTGAacgagctggagcgcaCTGGCCTCGCCAGCCGCCAGGTCCCAAAGGCGGTTGAGGAGCACATGGCGACGTCCGTCCCCGCTCTTGTTCTTCGTGACGACGTGCGTGGCAAGGTCTTTGTCGCTCAGCTCTACGGCATGCGTGATGACCTGACTGACAAGGTCGCCGAGACGCTTGACAGCGACGGCCTCCCTGTTGCGCTCAAGTACATCGCCTACGGCAAGTACGAGGAGGTGCTTCCTTACCTTGCCCGCCGCGCGATGGAGAACAAGAGCGTCATGACTGGCGAAGGTGGTGCTGCGAtggagcgcaagcgcgTCATCACCGAGCTGTGGCGCCGCTGGACTGGCGGCCCGGCTACCAAGGCGTGA
- a CDS encoding uncharacterized protein (CAP_GLY): MWLGVEYDDPTRGKHSGEYKGEQIFQAAPNAGAFIKFASARPLVEGAELVAALQERYGLLEGEDGGREGADAVPLGDSGIVVEAPGMRDVARRIGRLERLREVGLESEWVTCLGGSEREHKLLRDRLKGVRTIDLSTNLISSWRDVGEIVTHLTGLKVLILNHSRIRSVHDTFSCEELKTLRYAFASVSELHLGHCGLKWAEAVDIASLFPALETLFLNHNSGIVDFSTRQDQDVRASMSSLKVLSIDGCGVDSWSEVARGLSALPALSAVQLSELTITTISPRHSSLTFPHLTRITLGDTHISTWADIDRLDDWTGGRLASLRIFCAGHEDGVPKQTTDPLCMSGDPRADRPLLIAKLASLTSLNGSNVTLTERWDSELFYVHYVDRLPVAERVTWGRYAELVKKHDIAPKALVPKPASNLKSKMISKVWAGLDLTPDLNVIAPNGMTMTLRLLPSATAASLQKRVARQLKVPAVRVCTARPHPEAPESIGTWEPVEKMDEGEEIGYWVGDGDTVVVVV, translated from the exons ATGTGGCTCGGAGTCGAGTACGACGACCCAACGCGTGGCAAGCACAGCGGCGAGTACAAGGGCGAGCAGATCTTCCAGGCCGCCCCGAACGCCGGAGCGTTCATCAAGTTCGCCTCCGCACGGCCGCTCGTGGAAGGCGctgagctcgtcgccgcgcttcAGGAACGCTATGGCCTCCTCGAAggcgaggatggaggaagggaaggtgcCGATGCGGTCCCGCTCGGCGACTCGGGGATCGTGGTTGAAGCGCCAGGAATGCGCGACGTCGCTCGGCGCATTGGTCGGCTGGAACggctgcgcgaggtcgggctcgagagcgagtgGGTCACATGTCTTGGCgggagcgagcgcgagcatAAGCTCCTCAGGGATCGCTTGAAAG GCGTCAGAACTATCGACCTCTCGACCAACCTCATCTCTAGCTGGAGGGATGTTGGCGAGATCGTGACACACCTCACAGGGCTCAAGGTGCTCATCTTGAA CCACTCCCGTATCCGGAGCGTGCACGACACGTTTTCCTGTGAGGAGCTGAAGACACTTCGATACGCCTTCGCATCCGTCTCGGAGCTGCACCTGGGCCACTGTGGACTTAAGTgggccgaggcggtcgacATCGCTTCGCTCTTTCCCGCTCTTGAAACGCTGTTTCTCAACCACAATTCTGGCATCGTGGATTTCTCCACCCGCCAAGACCAGGATGTCAGGGCCTCCATGTCCAGTCTGAAAGTGCTCAGCATTGACGGGTGCGGCGTTGACTCGTGGTCTGAGGTGGCTAGAGGTCTATCCGCACTCCCAGC CCTCTCCGCTGTTCAGCTCTCGGAACTGACTATCACTACCATCTCTCCACGTCACTCATCACTGACCTTCCCCCATCTCACCCGCATCACTCTCGGAGACACGCACATCTCCACGTGGGCGGACATCGACCGCCTCGATGACTGGACGGGAGGGCGGCTAGCAAGCCTGCGTATCTTTTGCGCCGGCCACGAAGACGGCGTGCCGAAACAGACGACCGATCCCCTGTGCATGAGTGGAGACCCGCGCGCCGACCGAccgctcctcatcgccaagCTTGCTAGCTTGACGTCGCTCAATGGGTCCAATGTCACCTTAACCGAGCGCTGGGACTCCGAGCTCTTCTACGTCCACTACGTCGACCGCCTGCCAGTTGCTGAACGTGTAACGTGGGGCCGCTACGCTGAGCTCGTAAAGAAGCATGATATTGCGCCCAAGGCACTGGTCCCTAAACCCGCGTCCAACCTCAAGTCCAAGATGATCAGTAAGGTTTGGGCCGGCCTAGATCTAACGCCAGATCTTAATGTCATTGCTCCTAACGGTATGACCATGACCCTCCGCCTTCTGCCCTCTGCCACTGCTGCCTCCCTCCAGAAGCGCGTGGCACGACAGCTCAAGGTTCCCGCAGTACGGGTTTGTACTGCGCGCCCTCACCCTGAGGCACCAGAGTCCATCGGCACATGGGAGCCGGTGGAGAagatggacgagggcgaggagattgGATACTGGgtgggcgacggcgacacCGTTGTCGTTGTTGTTTAG
- a CDS encoding uncharacterized protein (Cytochrome c oxidase subunit VIIc), whose amino-acid sequence MSMILRAAPLRVARNAAARQQVRYAHFENVVDKTIPGVTRNAARFVPKFLTYITIGFGLPFYAAHWQIEKAKGA is encoded by the exons ATGTCCATGATTCTCCGTGCCGCTCCTCTCCGCGTCGCCCGCAACGCCGCTGCCCGCCAGCAGGTCCGCTACGCTCACTTCGAGAACGTTGTCGACAA GACCATCCCCGGCGTCACCCGCAACGCGGCCCGTTTCGTGCCCAAGTTCCTTACCTACATCACGATCGGCTTCGGTCTCCCCTTC TACGCTGCGCACTGGCAGAtcgagaaggccaagggcgcTTAA